Proteins encoded together in one Anaerotignum propionicum DSM 1682 window:
- a CDS encoding alpha-ketoacid dehydrogenase subunit beta: protein MHVTYGQAISDALREEMEKDENVVVFGEDVAQHGGIFGITRGLYEIFGEDRVKNTPISETSIIGVGAGAALVGLRPCIELMYSDFLLVAFSEIYHCVAKWRFMHGDQYKIPMVIRAAAGSAFGAGAEHSNCVESLFMHTPGLIIISPSTAADAKGLLKSAIRSDNPVLFFEHKQLYQVKEDIPDEEYTIPIGVADIKREGSDVTIVAIGLMVKKAMEAAEKLAAEGISAEVLDPRTIAPLDKETIRESIEKTHRAIVVEEGNKTGGIGAEIAAMMQEEMYDELDGPVLRVAALDVPLPYDVALELVCIPNADKIVETVKRLF, encoded by the coding sequence ATGCATGTAACTTATGGACAGGCAATCTCGGATGCCTTAAGAGAAGAAATGGAAAAGGACGAAAACGTTGTTGTGTTTGGCGAGGATGTTGCCCAACACGGCGGAATTTTCGGTATTACCAGAGGTTTATACGAAATTTTCGGTGAAGATAGAGTGAAAAATACACCAATTTCCGAAACATCAATTATTGGTGTTGGTGCGGGTGCAGCATTGGTTGGTTTAAGACCTTGTATTGAATTGATGTACTCTGACTTTTTGTTGGTAGCATTCAGTGAGATTTATCACTGTGTTGCAAAGTGGAGATTTATGCATGGAGATCAATACAAAATTCCCATGGTTATCCGTGCGGCGGCTGGTTCTGCTTTTGGTGCAGGTGCAGAGCACTCCAACTGTGTAGAAAGCTTATTTATGCACACCCCCGGTTTAATCATCATCAGCCCTTCCACAGCGGCAGATGCAAAGGGTCTTTTGAAGAGCGCAATTCGCTCAGACAATCCTGTTTTATTCTTTGAACATAAGCAGTTATATCAGGTGAAGGAAGATATTCCTGATGAAGAATACACAATCCCCATTGGTGTTGCAGATATTAAAAGAGAAGGTAGTGATGTTACCATCGTAGCCATTGGTTTGATGGTGAAAAAAGCTATGGAGGCTGCGGAAAAATTGGCTGCGGAGGGCATTAGCGCGGAGGTGCTTGATCCAAGGACCATTGCGCCATTGGATAAGGAGACAATCCGCGAATCCATAGAAAAGACCCATCGGGCAATTGTTGTGGAAGAGGGCAATAAAACAGGTGGCATTGGTGCGGAAATCGCAGCGATGATGCAAGAGGAAATGTATGACGAATTAGATGGACCTGTTTTGAGGGTTGCGGCGTTAGACGTTCCTTTGCCTTATGATGTAGCGCTGGAGCTGGTTTGTATTCCCAATGCAGACAAGATTGTGGAAACAGTGAAGAGACTATTTTGA
- a CDS encoding 2-oxo acid dehydrogenase subunit E2 — protein sequence MSVELVMPKAGLTMIEGTISAWKVEEGAMVKKGDVVMEFENEKTTMECEANEDGILHIVANAGDVVKVGMAVALIAASKEEYDSMKNGGNSSEAVISQAPEVVNVDAAEVVMPKAGLTMIEGVVGEWKIAEGETVKKGQAIFDFENEKTTMECEATADGILHRVAKTGETVKVGHTVAFIASTKEAYDALVNGTAPASQAMCANECEVCHKSVALSMADTLPQGGNAVAKDGHIRATGLARNIAKSTGLNLALVGGTGPNGRIIAKDVYSYLEAAKAAPISAPEVKAVQPTGEVVKITLSGRRKSIAKNMRKCFETMAPLTVFAEIDVTDLLAMRQKYVEKADVLGCKISVNDMLMLATVKMLKKHPMLNSTFDGETISSYPYVNLGMAVGLAEGLVVPVLKNADQYSLLEMSKALRDLALRAKDDTLVGGEQSGATFTVTNVGMFHIDFGTPVISPPQVGILGFGTAKKKFVEYKGEFCPRTMMHMMLTFDHRVFDGREAGEVLGDMKELLENPELIFV from the coding sequence ATGAGCGTTGAATTAGTAATGCCCAAGGCTGGGTTAACAATGATTGAAGGCACAATTTCCGCTTGGAAAGTTGAAGAGGGTGCAATGGTTAAAAAAGGTGATGTGGTTATGGAGTTTGAAAACGAAAAAACCACAATGGAATGCGAAGCAAACGAAGATGGTATTTTGCATATTGTTGCAAATGCAGGGGATGTGGTAAAGGTTGGCATGGCAGTTGCATTGATTGCGGCAAGCAAAGAAGAATACGATAGCATGAAAAATGGTGGAAATTCATCTGAGGCAGTTATTTCTCAGGCTCCTGAGGTTGTAAATGTTGATGCGGCAGAGGTAGTAATGCCGAAAGCCGGCTTAACCATGATTGAAGGCGTTGTTGGAGAATGGAAAATTGCTGAAGGAGAAACGGTTAAAAAAGGACAGGCAATCTTCGATTTTGAAAACGAAAAAACCACAATGGAATGTGAAGCAACCGCTGATGGCATTTTGCATAGAGTTGCAAAAACAGGGGAGACCGTGAAGGTGGGTCATACTGTGGCTTTTATTGCTTCTACAAAAGAGGCATATGATGCTTTGGTAAATGGAACTGCACCTGCAAGTCAGGCAATGTGTGCCAATGAGTGTGAAGTGTGCCATAAATCCGTTGCGTTATCTATGGCTGATACATTACCCCAAGGTGGAAATGCTGTAGCCAAAGATGGACATATCAGAGCAACAGGCTTGGCAAGAAACATTGCCAAGAGTACAGGTTTGAATTTGGCTTTGGTTGGCGGCACAGGCCCCAATGGAAGAATTATTGCAAAAGATGTATATTCATATCTGGAAGCGGCTAAGGCTGCACCTATTTCTGCACCTGAAGTTAAGGCAGTACAGCCAACGGGAGAGGTTGTAAAAATAACCTTAAGCGGACGCAGAAAATCCATTGCAAAAAATATGAGAAAGTGCTTTGAAACTATGGCACCCTTGACTGTATTTGCGGAAATTGATGTAACAGATTTATTGGCGATGCGCCAAAAATATGTGGAAAAAGCAGACGTTTTGGGCTGCAAGATTTCTGTAAATGATATGTTGATGCTGGCAACAGTAAAAATGTTGAAAAAACACCCTATGCTGAACTCCACCTTCGATGGTGAGACAATAAGTTCCTATCCTTATGTAAATTTGGGTATGGCGGTAGGCCTTGCCGAAGGCTTGGTAGTTCCTGTACTAAAGAATGCGGATCAGTATTCCTTGCTGGAAATGAGTAAGGCTCTGCGTGATCTTGCATTAAGAGCAAAAGATGACACACTGGTAGGGGGAGAACAATCGGGAGCAACCTTTACGGTTACTAACGTTGGTATGTTCCATATTGACTTTGGCACTCCTGTTATTTCTCCTCCGCAGGTGGGAATTTTAGGCTTTGGTACAGCAAAGAAAAAATTTGTTGAGTATAAAGGGGAGTTCTGTCCCAGAACCATGATGCATATGATGCTGACCTTTGACCACAGAGTTTTTGATGGTAGAGAAGCGGGGGAAGTTTTGGGAGACATGAAAGAGCTTTTGGAAAATCCTGAATTAATTTTTGTATAA
- the lpdA gene encoding dihydrolipoyl dehydrogenase gives MAKNISLIVIGGGPGGYVAAIRGAQLGADVTLVEKNRLGGTCLNVGCIPTKALLHAAEIMEEMNHAAEYGIKVKPEGYDWKQVLAKKGAVVNQLVGGVTGLLKANKVKIIEGEASFTGAKTLSIKKKDGKTETLTGDKIIIAAGSIPAIPPIPGVEGNPACIDSTAALSLENPPESLLVIGGGVIGMELATAYNAFGTKVTIVEALPKLLPMMDGELTATLRGLMEKKGIEILTDAKVLSVGKSGDKAEVQVDLKGTEKDFLAEKVLVAVGRRTDTAALQLDKAGIRHDRGKIQVNEFMETSVKDVYAIGDCLGQIMLAHIASAQGEIAAENALGHKAGFDSKTNPSCVYTVPEFAGVGLTEESAKEKGIDYGVGNFPLFANGKALIANGGVGAIKILYGKKFNEILGIHILGPRATDMIGEGALAIGLEATLEEVINTIHAHPTVTEAVREAALAAEKRAIHIPNK, from the coding sequence ATGGCGAAAAATATAAGTTTAATCGTAATTGGCGGCGGTCCCGGTGGTTATGTTGCGGCAATTCGTGGTGCACAATTGGGTGCTGATGTAACGTTGGTTGAGAAAAACAGATTGGGCGGAACTTGCTTAAATGTTGGGTGCATCCCCACGAAGGCGTTGTTGCATGCCGCAGAGATCATGGAAGAAATGAATCATGCCGCTGAATATGGCATTAAAGTAAAGCCAGAAGGCTATGATTGGAAGCAGGTCTTAGCGAAAAAAGGTGCTGTTGTCAATCAGTTGGTTGGCGGCGTAACAGGCTTATTAAAGGCAAATAAAGTGAAGATCATTGAAGGAGAGGCTTCTTTTACAGGTGCAAAAACCCTTTCTATAAAAAAGAAAGATGGAAAAACAGAAACTTTAACTGGAGATAAAATCATCATTGCCGCAGGCTCAATTCCTGCCATCCCACCTATTCCAGGTGTTGAGGGGAACCCTGCTTGTATTGATTCCACGGCGGCCCTTTCCTTAGAGAATCCACCGGAAAGCCTTTTGGTAATCGGCGGTGGTGTAATCGGCATGGAATTGGCAACCGCTTACAATGCTTTTGGAACAAAGGTTACGATTGTTGAGGCATTACCCAAGCTATTGCCAATGATGGATGGTGAATTGACTGCGACACTCCGTGGTTTGATGGAGAAAAAAGGCATTGAAATTTTGACGGATGCAAAGGTTCTTTCCGTTGGAAAATCCGGTGATAAAGCAGAGGTTCAGGTTGATTTAAAAGGCACCGAAAAGGACTTTTTGGCAGAAAAGGTTCTGGTTGCCGTTGGCAGAAGGACGGATACCGCAGCTTTGCAATTGGATAAAGCAGGTATTCGCCATGATAGGGGCAAAATTCAGGTAAATGAATTTATGGAAACCAGCGTGAAGGATGTGTATGCCATTGGCGATTGCCTTGGGCAGATTATGCTTGCCCATATTGCTTCTGCCCAAGGGGAGATTGCGGCGGAAAATGCTTTGGGTCATAAGGCAGGTTTTGATAGTAAAACCAATCCTTCTTGTGTATACACTGTGCCTGAATTTGCAGGCGTTGGACTTACAGAAGAAAGCGCAAAGGAAAAGGGCATCGACTACGGTGTTGGGAATTTCCCTTTGTTTGCAAATGGAAAGGCCTTGATCGCAAACGGAGGCGTAGGTGCAATTAAAATTTTATATGGCAAGAAATTTAACGAGATTTTAGGAATTCATATCCTGGGGCCAAGAGCAACGGATATGATTGGTGAAGGAGCTTTGGCCATAGGCTTAGAGGCAACATTAGAAGAGGTTATCAATACCATTCATGCCCATCCTACGGTAACGGAGGCAGTGCGTGAAGCGGCGTTGGCGGCAGAAAAAAGAGCAATTCATATTCCCAATAAATGA